ACGAAGTTCGCGTGTTCGTCGAGTACCCGATCAGCATCCTCTGATAGCTGTCTGGTGTCTCCAGCAACCCCGGCCTAGGCCGGGGTTGTTTGTTTTCGCCGCACAGCAGGTTTGATCGCCTGCACCTCGCCGCTCTCCGGCTCGAAGCTGTCGCTGCGGGCCATGCGCCACATCCGTGCATAGAATTCACTGTCGATCGAGCCGCTGAGCAACTCACCGGGCTTGAGGAACACATGCAACTGCGAAAACAGGCGGATCTCGCTGGCGCTGATGCGCCGAACCAGGTGCTTGGGCTTGAGCTCGGCCGGGTGATCCAGGCCGGCAGCAGCCAGCATTTCGGCCAGGGCATGCAGGGTGTTGCGATGGAAGCTGTAAACCCTGTCGGCCTTTTCCGGCACCACCAGGGCGCGTTGGCGTAACGGATCCTGGGTCGCCACGCCGGTCGGGCATTTGTTGGTGTGGCAGCTTTGCGACTGGATGCAGCCGATGGCGAACATGAAGCCGCGGGCCGAGTTGACCCAGTCGGCGCCAATGGCCAGCACGCTGGCAATGTCGAAGGCGCTGACGATCTTGCCGCCGGCACCAATGCGAATCTTGTCGCGCAGGTTCAGGCCCACCAGGGTGTTGTGCACGAACATCAGCCCTTCGCGCATCGGCACGCCGATGTTGTCGCTGAACTCCCGTGGCGCGGCGCCGGTGCCGCCTTCCTTGCCGTCGACGACAATGAAGTCCGGGACGATGCCGGTAGCCAGCATGGCCTTGGCGATACCCATGAATTCCCACGGGTGGCCAAGGCAGAACTTGAAGCCCACCGGTTTACCGCCAGACAGCTCGCGCAACTGGCCAATGAACTGCAGCAGTTGCACGGGGCTGCGGAAGGCGCTGTGCGCCGCCGGTGAGATGCAGTCCTGGCCCATCAGCACGCCACGGGTGGCGGCGATTTCGGCGCTGACCTTGTGCCCAGGCAGGATCCCGCCGTGGCCGGGTTTGGCGCCCTGGCTGAGCTTGACCTCGATCATTTTCACCTGTGGGTCGCCGGCCTGTTCGGCGAAACGCTGCGGATCGAAACGACCCTCCGGGGTGCGGCAGCCAAAATAGCCGCTGCCGATTTCCCAGATCAGGTCGCCACCGTGCTCGCGGTGATGGGGGCTGATGCTGCCTTCGCCGGTGTCATGGGCGAAGCGGCCACGTTTTGCGCCCTTGTTCAGCGCGGCAATGGCATTTGCACTGAGTGCCCCAAAGCTCATCGCCGAGATATTGAAGATCGACGCCGAGTAAGGCTGGCGGCACTGCGGGCCGCCGATGTTGATGCGAAATGAGGCAGGGTCGGGGGTTTCGACTGGCAGCATGGAATGGCTGATGAACTCGAAGCCTGGCCGGTAGACATCGTTGAGCGTACCAAAGGCCTTCTCGGCGCTCTCGTTCTTGGCCCGTGCATACACCAGCGAGCGCTGGGCCCGGGAGAACGGCAGCTTGTCATCGTCGCCTTCCAGCAAGTACTGGCGGATCTCCGGGCGGATGGTTTCGATCAGGTAGCGAATGTTGCCCAGGATCGGGTAGTTGCGCCGCACCGCGTGGTGGCTCTGGCGCAGGTCATTGAGGCCGACCAGGCTGAGCAAGGCGCTGATCAGGGTGAACGGCCACAACCAGGAATGGGCAGAAACAAACGGCAGGCTGGCAAAACTGAAAACGAGACAGCCGACAAGGCAGGCGTAGCGGCTGGGAAGCGAAGCTTTCATGGATCTTCCGCTGATATGAGAGATCCTTCCTAGGATAGGCAAAGCGTCCCGCCAGAAAACCAGTGGTTTCGGTAAAACACTTTTATCCCGGGCGTGCTTGCCAGAGGGCCGTGCTCATGCGCAGGGTGTGGTTGCCCGGGCAAGTATTTGCAGAAACGCCTCGGCTGCCCGCGAGCGCCGCTGGCGGTGGCTGATGGCGAGCAGGTCGATGCTGGCGGCTGCTTCCTTCAGAGGCCGGTAGCACACGCCGCGCTGGTTCAGGGCACGGGTGCAGGCAGGCACCAGGGCAATGCCCTGGCCGGCGGCTACCAGGGCAATGATCGAAGTGATCTGCCGTCCGCGCGGGCCCCGCAGCAAGGGCAATTGGCAATGCTGGAACAAGCGCTCGATGGCATCGTTGAGCCCGGTGCCTTGCTCGTCGGTGTACAGCACCACAGGATGCGCTTGCAGCTGGGTGAGGCTGATGGTGTCGAGTGCCGCCAGCGGATCGTTCGTGGCCAGTGCCACCAGCAGCGGCTCCTGGTCGAGTGGCTGGACGTGCAGCTCCGTGAACTCCTGGGGTGGCAACAGCCGACTGAGGCCGATTTCCAGGGTGCCTTCGACGATGTTGCGCCATTGCGCGCTGGAGGCTTCTTCAACCAGGGTCAGGCGAACCTGCGGGTAGGCGTGGGAAAACTGCTGGATTGCCTGGGTGAAGTGGTCACTCAAGGCCACCGAGCTGGCATAGCCGATGCTCAACTGCCCGGCTGTGCCGGCGGCCAGCTTGGCGGCGAAGCTTTCGCTGCGTGTCAGTTGCTCCAGTACCCCGCGGGCGTAAGGCAGGAACTGCTGGCCTTCGCCGGTCAGACTGACTGCACGGCTGCTGCGCTCGAACAGGCGAAAACCCAGCTGGCTTTCCAGGGCCGAGATCTGCCGGGTCAGCGCCGGTTGCGCCAGGTGCAGGCGCTGCGCGGCGCGGCCGAAATGCAGGTCGTCGGCGACGGCAATGAAATAGCGCAGCTTTCGCACATCGAGCATGTTGCACCTTGAGGTATCAATCGGTCGGAAATCGGTATTGGCCAGTGCCAATGACCGCACCTTATAAACAATACTCGTCACTGTAACGAGTTTTCCCATGCAATCGCGCCTGTCTGCCGCACGAATCGCGATGTTCCTCTGCGGATGCGCCGCGTTTCTGCCGCTCTACGCTACCCAGGGCATCCTCGCCGAGCTGGCGCAGAGCTTCGCCGTGGATGCGCGGCACGTCAGCTGGAGCATCACCGCCACGACCCTGGCCGTGGCCCTGGTCGCGCCCTTCGTCGGCGTGCTGACCCGGCGCTGGAGCCAGAAGACCGTGCTGGTGGCGGCAACCCTGTTGCTCAGCGTGCCGGGCTTGATGCTGGCAGGGGCCAGTGACCTGAACAGCCTGCTGTTCTGGCGCTTTGTCCAGGGCATGCTGATCCCGGTGATCTTCGCCACCAGCGTGGCTTACGTCGGCGAGCGCTGGCAGGGGGCGAAAGTCACCGAAGTTACCAGCCTGTACGTCTCCGGGACCATTCTCGGCGGTTTCGCCGGGCGTTTTCTGACCGGGGTCATGACCCAATACCTGGGCTGGCGCGAAGCGTTCATCCTGCTGGCGTTGCTGACCGTGCTGATCGGCCTGAGCATTCACCGGCTGCTGCCCAGCGGCGCGCGCCTGATCGAAATCACCATCGCCAACAGTCGTATCAGCATGCTGCGCAACCGACCGTTGCTGGCGGCCTATCTGGTTGGTTTCTGTGTGCTGTTTTCGCAGATCGCCACCTTCACCTATGTCGGCCTGCACCTGCTGGCCGCGCCGTTCAACCTTGGCGTTGCCGCGCTGGGTTCGGTTTATGCGGTGTTTTTGCTGGCGCTGGTGGTCACGCCGATTGCCGGCAAGCTGGCCAGCGCCAGGCCGCCGGCGCACTTGGTGGTATTCGCCGGGGTACTGGGGCTGCTGGGCTCGATGCTGACCTTGCTCAGCAGCCTGTGGTGGATCGTGCTGGGGCTGGCGCTCAGTTCCACCGGCGTGTTCCTGGCCCAGGCGGCGGCCAATGCCTTTGTTACGTCCACTGCCAGGCACAACAAGGCCGGCGCGGTGGGCTGCTATCTGACGTTCTATTACCTGGGCGGCAGCGTCGGTGCGCTGTTGCCGGCGCTGCTGTGGCAGCGCTGGGGCTGGTCAGGCTGTGTGCCGCTGATCATGGCCGCGCAGTTGCTGGTGATGCTGATCGCCTGGTTCGGCTGGCAGCCCACCGATTCCACCGACAAGAACGCGTTCAAAGAAACCGCTGACCCCTCCATTACAAGGACGTAAATACGCCAATGAACACCGTGATAGCCCTGCACAGCAAGCTGCTTTCGATCGTCGAGCCGGTCCTCAATGACATGCCGGCCAGCACCCTCAAGCACGCGTTGTTCGAAGCCTTCTGGGCGGTAGAAGAAGAGCTGATGGAGATTGAAAAGGCCTTTGCCCTGTTGACTGAGCGCAAGCATTCACCGGCAGTGCTGCGCAAGTTCTTCGCCAGCTGGTCGAAAACCAACAACTCCGCGGCCAGTGTCTCGGGCCTTGCCAACCGCCTGACCCTGCTGGCCCGCTCCGACGCCGGCTCCATGGCTGCCGACCAGCTGTATCGGGCCTGCGGCAGCCTGCAGCGGATCACCGATGAAGACCTCGGGGCCCTGGGCAATACCCTGCACGCCGATTTGTTCTACAACATGGCGACGCCCCTCTGCGGTGATGATCAGTGGATGCTCAAGGCCAACTGCCTGCCTTCGGCCCAGTCCTTCAAGGACTGGACCGATCGCCAGCGCCTGCGCGAGCGCGACCTGCTGCAAGGCCTGCTGACCACCCTGGTGCATGAGGTTTATACCCACGGCGAGGTCGAGTTCATCCATCCGTTGTTCAAGCAGTGGTTCGTCCGTGACATGGGCATACCGGCAGAGCGCGCGCGGGCAACGGTGGCCTGGGTCACCGTGCACACTGGCGGCACCGAGAGCAATCATTTTGCCCACGCGGTGGCGGCGGTCGAGCAGTTTGTCGAAGCCATGCAGATCAATATCGACCAGGCGGCGGCGCGAGAGATTTTCGAGCACTACCTGCGGTTGAAGGCTGGCGTGATGAAGGAATGCGCCGAGCTGTTGCACTGACCGCTGGATAGGCCGCGCGCAGGCACAGTTCGCTGCCGGCTGAACCCAACTCCGGCAGTTTTATAACGGTCGTGGAGCTAGGCCATGCTACAAGGCAGCTCCACTTCGCCGAGTGACGTCCGAGCATGTCCGCCATCCGTACCGAACAAGCTGCCCCTGGCTTTGGCCTGCTGTGCCTGGCCAGCTACCTGCTGTCGTTGTCCTATGGCTCGACCTTCCTGTTGTCGCTGTTGGTCAGCAGCCGTGGCGGCAACGAGCAGGATGCCGGGCAGATCATTTCAGTTGCCATGCTTAGCACCATCGTCGCCGTACTTGGCAGTGGCCATCTGGCCGACCGCTTGGGTTCGGCACGAGCCATCGCCCTGTCGGCGCTGAGCCTGGTGGCGGCTTGCCTGGGCTTCGCCCTGGTGCCTGGCACCGGCGCGGGCTTGATGCTCTGCGGCCTGATGCTGGGCCTGGGTTGGGGGGCTTTTTACACCCTGGGCCCGATCCTGGTGGCCGAGCGGGTCGAAGCCCAGCGGCGTACCCACTGCTTCGCTTTGCTCTCGGGCAGCATGATGAGCGGCATCGGTTCCGGGCCGCTGGCGGGCAAGCTGGCAGCGCTGTTGCAACTGCCGGTGCAGACGGCGTTCTACACCGCCGCGGGTGCCGCAGTCGCGGGCCTGCTGATCTTCAACCATCTGGCCCGCCAGCCACGGCACGCCACTCAGCCGGTTGGCATCAGCCGCCGCGCTGGCGCAACCGTACTGGCCTCGCCCGCTCGCTGGCCGGTTCTCATGGTCGGCCTGGGCGGCGCGATCTTCGGTGGTCTGGGCAGCTTCCAGACCTCTTATGCCGCCGGGCGCGGCCTGGATTATTCGCTGTTCTTCATCGGCTTCATGAGTGCGGCCATCAGTTGCCGTTTGCTGATCGCCGGCTGGGTGGTCAAGCGTGATGCCTACCGTGCCTCGTGCCTGCTCTCGGGCTTTATCGTGCTCGCCGTGCTGGCGCTGGGCTGGTGGGTACAGGGCAACCTTGGCTATCTGCTGGCCGCAGCGCTGCTGGG
This portion of the Pseudomonas sp. SORT22 genome encodes:
- a CDS encoding FMN-binding glutamate synthase family protein, which codes for MKASLPSRYACLVGCLVFSFASLPFVSAHSWLWPFTLISALLSLVGLNDLRQSHHAVRRNYPILGNIRYLIETIRPEIRQYLLEGDDDKLPFSRAQRSLVYARAKNESAEKAFGTLNDVYRPGFEFISHSMLPVETPDPASFRINIGGPQCRQPYSASIFNISAMSFGALSANAIAALNKGAKRGRFAHDTGEGSISPHHREHGGDLIWEIGSGYFGCRTPEGRFDPQRFAEQAGDPQVKMIEVKLSQGAKPGHGGILPGHKVSAEIAATRGVLMGQDCISPAAHSAFRSPVQLLQFIGQLRELSGGKPVGFKFCLGHPWEFMGIAKAMLATGIVPDFIVVDGKEGGTGAAPREFSDNIGVPMREGLMFVHNTLVGLNLRDKIRIGAGGKIVSAFDIASVLAIGADWVNSARGFMFAIGCIQSQSCHTNKCPTGVATQDPLRQRALVVPEKADRVYSFHRNTLHALAEMLAAAGLDHPAELKPKHLVRRISASEIRLFSQLHVFLKPGELLSGSIDSEFYARMWRMARSDSFEPESGEVQAIKPAVRRKQTTPA
- a CDS encoding MFS transporter, whose protein sequence is MSAIRTEQAAPGFGLLCLASYLLSLSYGSTFLLSLLVSSRGGNEQDAGQIISVAMLSTIVAVLGSGHLADRLGSARAIALSALSLVAACLGFALVPGTGAGLMLCGLMLGLGWGAFYTLGPILVAERVEAQRRTHCFALLSGSMMSGIGSGPLAGKLAALLQLPVQTAFYTAAGAAVAGLLIFNHLARQPRHATQPVGISRRAGATVLASPARWPVLMVGLGGAIFGGLGSFQTSYAAGRGLDYSLFFIGFMSAAISCRLLIAGWVVKRDAYRASCLLSGFIVLAVLALGWWVQGNLGYLLAAALLGVGYGLNYSVINGLAANQAPPGHTPQALLLFSLAYFLGVFGFPWLAGQLIVSGGTEAMMLCLLLVALLNWAVSLGRLFGRRRARSVAQALLVRGDGKH
- a CDS encoding MFS transporter encodes the protein MQSRLSAARIAMFLCGCAAFLPLYATQGILAELAQSFAVDARHVSWSITATTLAVALVAPFVGVLTRRWSQKTVLVAATLLLSVPGLMLAGASDLNSLLFWRFVQGMLIPVIFATSVAYVGERWQGAKVTEVTSLYVSGTILGGFAGRFLTGVMTQYLGWREAFILLALLTVLIGLSIHRLLPSGARLIEITIANSRISMLRNRPLLAAYLVGFCVLFSQIATFTYVGLHLLAAPFNLGVAALGSVYAVFLLALVVTPIAGKLASARPPAHLVVFAGVLGLLGSMLTLLSSLWWIVLGLALSSTGVFLAQAAANAFVTSTARHNKAGAVGCYLTFYYLGGSVGALLPALLWQRWGWSGCVPLIMAAQLLVMLIAWFGWQPTDSTDKNAFKETADPSITRT
- a CDS encoding LysR family transcriptional regulator, giving the protein MLDVRKLRYFIAVADDLHFGRAAQRLHLAQPALTRQISALESQLGFRLFERSSRAVSLTGEGQQFLPYARGVLEQLTRSESFAAKLAAGTAGQLSIGYASSVALSDHFTQAIQQFSHAYPQVRLTLVEEASSAQWRNIVEGTLEIGLSRLLPPQEFTELHVQPLDQEPLLVALATNDPLAALDTISLTQLQAHPVVLYTDEQGTGLNDAIERLFQHCQLPLLRGPRGRQITSIIALVAAGQGIALVPACTRALNQRGVCYRPLKEAAASIDLLAISHRQRRSRAAEAFLQILARATTPCA